In Mucilaginibacter celer, one DNA window encodes the following:
- a CDS encoding VOC family protein: protein MKRFTLVVLLLISFGLGYGFNRLINPVNSGPRVTSLGGIFFKAKDPVALKAWYNKNLGIPMGDYGANFEWHQGMDSTKKGFTLWAPFKETTKYFQPSEKQFMINYRVVQLDALLAKLKAAGIMPTDTVERVSYGSFVHLMDPEGNKIELWEPNDVEYAKLGTATAK from the coding sequence ATGAAAAGATTTACGTTGGTTGTTTTATTACTGATTAGCTTTGGTTTAGGATATGGTTTTAACCGTTTAATTAACCCGGTAAATTCGGGCCCGCGGGTTACAAGCCTGGGCGGCATCTTTTTTAAGGCCAAGGATCCTGTGGCTTTGAAGGCCTGGTATAATAAAAACCTCGGCATCCCGATGGGCGATTACGGTGCCAATTTTGAATGGCACCAGGGTATGGATAGTACCAAAAAGGGCTTTACGCTTTGGGCGCCGTTTAAAGAAACAACCAAATATTTTCAACCATCCGAAAAACAGTTTATGATTAATTACCGGGTTGTGCAGTTGGATGCGCTGCTGGCGAAATTAAAGGCCGCAGGTATTATGCCCACAGATACGGTAGAGCGGGTGAGTTATGGCAGCTTTGTACACCTGATGGACCCGGAAGGGAATAAAATTGAGCTTTGGGAGCCCAATGATGTGGAGTATGCAAAATTGGGGACGGCGACGGCTAAGTAA
- a CDS encoding VOC family protein, whose protein sequence is METIPQNIKLSVPFFMVTDMEISLKFYLDGLGFKLANQWAPRGKIEWCWLTRDAVAIMLQQPRVPNAEQSGPRGAGVTICHQCVDALALYHEFKQNGLSLAEPFVGNNMWVVSVKDPDGYRLEFESPTDVAEETAYGDWIKENQL, encoded by the coding sequence ATGGAAACAATTCCGCAAAATATTAAACTATCCGTACCATTTTTTATGGTGACGGATATGGAAATCTCGCTAAAGTTTTACCTTGATGGCCTTGGTTTTAAACTCGCCAACCAATGGGCGCCCCGGGGTAAAATTGAGTGGTGCTGGCTCACGCGCGACGCCGTAGCCATTATGCTTCAACAGCCGCGTGTACCTAACGCAGAACAATCCGGGCCGCGGGGCGCAGGCGTCACTATTTGCCATCAGTGTGTCGACGCGCTGGCTTTGTATCATGAATTTAAGCAAAACGGATTAAGCCTTGCCGAGCCTTTTGTTGGCAATAACATGTGGGTTGTGAGTGTAAAAGATCCGGATGGATACCGCCTTGAATTTGAAAGCCCCACTGATGTGGCGGAGGAAACAGCTTATGGTGATTGGATAAAAGAAAATCAATTGTAG
- a CDS encoding DUF2126 domain-containing protein has protein sequence MSIKVAIRHFTSYKYDKHISLSPHVIRLRPAAHSRTMIKGYSLKILPEKHFINWQQDPFGNYLARIVFPEKVNEFSVDVEVIADMVVINPFDFFVEEYAVHYPFDYDEALQKNLVPYLEVTENGPLLMDLTEKASELLNKNTVTQNFLVDVNQLLYKEIAYQIRMEPGIQSCEETLELKSGSCRDTAWLLVQLLRHFGLAARFASGYLVQLKPDIKSLDGPSGAAEDFTDLHAWAEVYLPGAGWVGLDPTSGLFAGEGHIPLACTPDPQSAAPISGLADPADTEFHFENTITRIEEKPRVTKPFSDEQWDDIMALGDQVDAEFEANNVRLTMGGEPTFVSIDNYEAPEWNSAADGEHKRRLSNILFHKLKNEYGSGALMQYGQGKWYPGEPLPRWKLACYWRKDNVPMWHNDELMADLSKDYGFGPEEADQFMQTLAHELHIDKKNITPTYEDPFYFLWEESKTPINVDPLKVDLKSPLERQKLAELLNTGLNEPVGYVVPVKWDIFQNNWQSCKWAFRRNNLFLVPGNSPVGLRLPLDSIQYTDPAEQEELAERSLFADVDALPDAIEEAADNTPFNNTDIIFKTALVVEARQGKLFVFFPPTSYFEHYLSLVNAVERTAEKLKMPVLIEGYDPPTDNRVTKMMITPDPGVIEVNIHPAKSWRELATNYEILYKKAAESRLATEKFNIDGRHTGTGGGNHVTLGGETPADSPLLRRPDVLRSFITFWQHHPCLSYLFSTQFIGPTSQAPRVDEGRMETLYELEIAFQQIPDLKENEVPFWLVDRIFRHFLTDITGNTHRSEFCIDKLYSPDSSSGRLGILEFRGFDMPPHYRMSMVQFLLIRTLLAWFWKTPYNHKLVRWGTELHDRFLLPHYCYKDMTEVVNSLRDAGYGFDISWFEPFFSFRFPFLGELQVDDINIEIKMAIEPWHVLGEEMSSSGTSRFVDSSLERVQVKISGLTDSRYTFLCNGLKIPLKSTGIQGEYIAGVRYRAWQPPSALHPTIGIDTPLVFDLYDNWTQKSIAACQYHVSHPGGRSYDTFPVNSYEAEARVISRFFDFGHSVNLVEPAASQQTAGGRFVTKMNILPQYTITQQVVNPEYPYTMDLRRYKNATNL, from the coding sequence ATGTCGATAAAAGTAGCTATCCGTCACTTCACAAGTTACAAATACGATAAACACATCTCGCTTTCGCCGCACGTTATCCGCTTACGCCCGGCGGCGCATTCGCGTACCATGATTAAAGGCTACTCGCTAAAAATCCTGCCCGAAAAACATTTTATCAACTGGCAGCAGGATCCCTTTGGCAATTACCTGGCCCGTATCGTTTTCCCCGAAAAGGTAAATGAGTTTAGCGTTGATGTAGAGGTGATAGCCGATATGGTGGTGATCAACCCATTTGATTTTTTTGTGGAGGAATATGCCGTTCACTACCCTTTTGATTATGATGAGGCATTGCAAAAAAACCTTGTGCCTTATTTGGAAGTAACCGAAAATGGGCCGCTGCTGATGGACTTGACCGAGAAAGCAAGCGAGCTGCTCAATAAAAATACGGTTACCCAAAACTTTCTGGTAGATGTAAATCAACTCCTGTATAAGGAAATAGCTTACCAAATCCGCATGGAGCCGGGCATCCAATCGTGCGAGGAAACCCTGGAGCTTAAATCCGGTTCGTGCCGGGATACAGCCTGGCTGTTGGTACAATTGCTCAGGCACTTTGGGTTAGCTGCTCGTTTTGCATCGGGCTACCTGGTGCAACTGAAGCCCGATATCAAATCATTAGACGGCCCATCGGGCGCAGCCGAAGATTTTACCGATCTGCATGCCTGGGCCGAGGTTTACCTACCCGGCGCCGGTTGGGTGGGGCTCGATCCTACATCGGGTTTGTTTGCCGGAGAGGGGCATATCCCGCTGGCCTGCACGCCCGATCCGCAAAGTGCCGCCCCTATCAGTGGTCTGGCCGATCCGGCCGATACCGAATTTCACTTCGAAAATACCATCACCCGTATTGAAGAAAAACCACGGGTAACCAAACCATTCTCAGACGAGCAATGGGACGATATCATGGCCCTGGGCGATCAGGTTGATGCCGAATTTGAGGCCAATAACGTACGCCTCACCATGGGCGGCGAACCAACTTTTGTATCGATAGATAATTATGAAGCCCCCGAATGGAACTCGGCTGCCGATGGCGAGCATAAACGCCGCCTGTCAAACATCCTGTTCCACAAACTTAAAAACGAGTACGGCAGTGGGGCCCTGATGCAATACGGACAAGGCAAATGGTACCCCGGCGAACCGCTGCCCCGCTGGAAACTGGCCTGTTACTGGCGTAAGGATAACGTGCCGATGTGGCATAATGATGAGCTGATGGCCGATCTGTCCAAAGATTATGGCTTTGGCCCCGAAGAGGCTGATCAGTTTATGCAAACCCTGGCACACGAACTGCACATCGACAAAAAAAATATTACCCCAACTTATGAAGACCCTTTTTATTTTTTGTGGGAAGAAAGCAAAACGCCCATCAATGTCGATCCGCTGAAGGTTGATTTAAAATCGCCCCTGGAAAGGCAAAAGCTGGCCGAGTTGCTGAATACCGGGCTTAACGAGCCGGTTGGATATGTGGTGCCTGTTAAGTGGGATATTTTTCAAAACAACTGGCAAAGCTGTAAATGGGCTTTCCGGCGCAATAACCTGTTTTTGGTACCGGGTAACTCGCCGGTTGGTTTACGTTTGCCGTTGGATTCGATACAATATACCGACCCTGCCGAACAGGAAGAGCTGGCCGAACGAAGCCTGTTTGCTGATGTAGATGCACTGCCCGATGCTATTGAAGAAGCAGCCGATAATACCCCTTTTAACAACACCGACATTATATTTAAAACCGCTTTAGTGGTTGAGGCAAGGCAGGGTAAGCTATTCGTGTTTTTCCCGCCAACCAGTTATTTTGAGCATTACTTAAGCCTGGTTAACGCGGTTGAACGTACCGCCGAAAAACTGAAAATGCCTGTATTGATAGAGGGCTACGATCCGCCTACGGATAACCGGGTTACCAAAATGATGATCACGCCCGATCCCGGCGTTATTGAAGTAAACATCCACCCGGCCAAAAGCTGGCGCGAACTGGCTACCAACTACGAGATCCTGTACAAAAAAGCAGCAGAATCGCGCCTGGCTACCGAAAAGTTCAATATCGACGGCAGGCATACCGGTACGGGCGGTGGTAACCACGTAACGCTCGGTGGCGAAACCCCGGCCGATAGCCCGCTGTTGCGCAGGCCGGATGTGTTGCGTAGTTTTATTACCTTCTGGCAGCACCATCCTTGTTTATCGTACCTGTTTTCCACACAATTTATCGGCCCAACCAGCCAGGCCCCGCGTGTTGATGAGGGCCGGATGGAAACACTTTATGAACTGGAGATAGCTTTTCAACAAATCCCCGATTTGAAGGAGAATGAGGTGCCGTTTTGGTTGGTGGACAGGATTTTCCGCCACTTTTTAACAGATATCACCGGCAATACCCACCGCTCGGAGTTTTGCATCGATAAACTTTATTCGCCCGATTCATCGAGCGGCCGCCTGGGCATCCTCGAGTTCAGGGGTTTTGATATGCCGCCGCATTACCGCATGAGTATGGTGCAGTTCCTGCTCATCCGTACGTTGCTGGCCTGGTTTTGGAAAACGCCATACAACCATAAACTGGTACGTTGGGGAACTGAACTGCATGATCGTTTCCTGTTGCCGCACTACTGTTATAAGGATATGACCGAGGTGGTTAACAGTCTTCGCGATGCCGGTTACGGTTTTGATATTTCGTGGTTCGAACCGTTTTTCAGCTTCCGCTTCCCTTTCCTGGGCGAATTGCAGGTTGATGATATCAACATCGAAATAAAAATGGCTATCGAACCATGGCACGTACTGGGCGAAGAAATGTCGAGTTCGGGCACTTCCCGCTTTGTTGATTCATCGCTGGAGCGGGTGCAGGTAAAAATTTCGGGGCTTACCGATTCGCGCTATACCTTTTTGTGCAACGGCTTAAAAATCCCCCTAAAAAGCACCGGTATACAAGGCGAATATATTGCTGGGGTAAGGTACCGCGCCTGGCAGCCACCATCGGCACTGCATCCAACCATAGGCATTGATACGCCGCTGGTGTTTGATTTGTATGATAACTGGACGCAAAAATCAATAGCCGCCTGCCAGTACCATGTTTCGCATCCGGGCGGGCGAAGCTATGATACCTTCCCGGTAAACAGTTACGAGGCCGAAGCGAGGGTAATTTCGCGTTTCTTTGATTTTGGGCATTCGGTTAACCTGGTTGAGCCGGCCGCAAGCCAGCAAACAGCCGGGGGCAGGTTTGTTACCAAAATGAATATCCTGCCGCAATACACCATTACGCAACAGGTGGTAAACCCTGAGTACCCGTATACTATGGATTTGAGGCGGTATAAAAATGCTACGAATTTGTAG
- a CDS encoding glyoxalase superfamily protein, which yields MQIIPLLKVSDMRAAIRHYTEVLDFLMTWPDDTPDSPVVDLGHEQMELQITTHESDRLFGSVIYVYTTDVDALFAKYKSRGLNTSAKPNSPVHQGPVDQTWGRREFYVTDVDGNTLRFCQNINMIKTDD from the coding sequence ATGCAAATCATCCCGTTACTTAAAGTAAGCGATATGCGTGCCGCCATACGGCATTATACCGAAGTTTTGGATTTTTTGATGACCTGGCCCGATGATACTCCCGATTCGCCGGTTGTTGATCTGGGGCATGAACAAATGGAACTGCAAATCACCACGCACGAAAGCGACAGGCTTTTTGGATCAGTGATCTACGTATACACAACGGATGTGGACGCGCTTTTTGCAAAATATAAAAGTCGCGGGCTCAACACTTCCGCCAAACCCAACTCGCCGGTGCACCAGGGGCCGGTTGATCAAACCTGGGGACGGCGGGAGTTTTACGTTACCGATGTGGATGGAAATACATTGCGCTTTTGCCAGAATATCAACATGATAAAAACAGATGATTAA
- a CDS encoding Crp/Fnr family transcriptional regulator yields the protein MTQQLIAHIQQLLPGFTIRREQLSHFFETIAVKKDTVLLSEGATCDTIYFVNQGCLYLFYDYNDKREVIHFALENWWLTDYKTFCDSKPAVYAIAAMEDSEITCLSRANYEAMLLQFPVMALYFNKIHERAYGAALYKQKTFATTSKPDFYNYFRRTYPVLIQRIPDEIFASYIGVSPEVLRQLQAAFVS from the coding sequence ATGACCCAACAGCTCATCGCCCATATCCAACAACTCCTTCCCGGTTTTACTATACGACGGGAACAGCTGTCTCATTTTTTTGAAACGATAGCAGTTAAAAAAGATACCGTGCTTTTAAGCGAGGGAGCAACCTGCGATACCATTTACTTTGTTAACCAAGGCTGCCTGTATTTATTTTACGACTATAATGATAAGCGGGAGGTGATCCATTTTGCACTCGAAAACTGGTGGTTAACCGATTATAAAACCTTTTGCGATAGCAAGCCCGCGGTATATGCCATTGCCGCCATGGAAGATTCGGAAATAACCTGCCTGAGCCGGGCAAATTACGAGGCCATGTTATTGCAATTCCCCGTTATGGCGCTGTATTTTAATAAAATTCATGAACGGGCTTACGGGGCGGCTTTGTATAAGCAAAAAACATTTGCCACTACCTCCAAACCGGATTTTTATAATTATTTCCGCCGAACTTACCCGGTGTTGATCCAAAGGATTCCGGATGAGATCTTTGCATCCTACATCGGCGTTTCGCCCGAAGTTTTACGCCAATTGCAGGCCGCATTTGTTTCTTAA
- a CDS encoding SDR family oxidoreductase has protein sequence MKIVVIGGTGLIGSQTVALLKAAGYDVVAASPNNGVNTLTGEGLTEVLQGAQVVVDLSNSPSFEDTAVMNFFKTANENLMPAEKAAGVQHHIALSVVGTKNLQASGYFRAKQVQEDLIQASGIPYTIVHATQFFEFAGGIVYMSTADGKVTLPDANIQPIASKDVAAFMAQTAVAQPANAILEIGGPEKFDMAAWIKQYAEATGKNLVIETDANALYSGAAIEADTLTTSNAVYLGPTKYADWIAEPANQR, from the coding sequence ATGAAAATAGTAGTTATTGGCGGCACCGGCCTTATTGGTAGTCAAACAGTTGCTTTACTAAAAGCAGCCGGATATGATGTTGTAGCAGCCTCACCCAACAACGGCGTAAACACACTTACAGGCGAAGGCTTAACCGAAGTTTTACAGGGCGCCCAGGTAGTAGTGGATCTATCCAACTCGCCATCATTTGAAGATACCGCGGTGATGAATTTTTTCAAAACCGCGAATGAAAACCTGATGCCGGCCGAAAAGGCAGCCGGTGTGCAGCACCACATCGCCTTATCTGTTGTAGGTACCAAAAACCTGCAGGCCAGTGGCTACTTCAGGGCAAAACAGGTACAGGAAGATCTGATCCAGGCCTCGGGCATCCCTTACACCATTGTTCACGCCACCCAATTTTTTGAATTTGCCGGCGGTATAGTTTACATGAGTACTGCTGATGGGAAAGTGACTTTACCTGACGCCAATATCCAGCCTATTGCCAGTAAGGATGTAGCTGCCTTTATGGCCCAAACCGCGGTTGCACAGCCCGCCAACGCTATCCTTGAAATTGGCGGTCCCGAAAAATTTGATATGGCTGCCTGGATTAAACAATATGCTGAAGCTACCGGCAAAAACCTTGTGATTGAAACCGATGCCAATGCACTGTATTCGGGCGCGGCAATCGAGGCTGATACCTTAACTACTTCAAATGCAGTTTACCTCGGCCCAACAAAATATGCCGATTGGATTGCCGAGCCGGCTAATCAGCGGTAA
- a CDS encoding Crp/Fnr family transcriptional regulator, with protein MHPLIQHIQKITGNRETDGQKILSYFEARMYKKKDLLLEEDKPCNAYFFVVKGCLRLFFIDSNGMEQTMQLALENWWMTDLDAFRTGRRSTYTIQALENAEVLVLSAKNYALLPEEIPLMEKYFRLMYERAFAASLSRVRMISRMPKNEIFELFESRYPEFIQRIPQKVLASFLGFTPEYLSELRKKRIEHKPL; from the coding sequence GTGCATCCGCTGATACAACATATCCAGAAAATAACGGGCAATCGCGAAACCGACGGACAAAAAATCCTGTCGTATTTCGAAGCCCGGATGTATAAAAAAAAGGATTTGTTACTGGAAGAAGACAAGCCCTGCAACGCGTACTTTTTTGTAGTAAAAGGCTGCCTTCGTTTGTTTTTTATCGATAGCAACGGCATGGAGCAAACCATGCAGCTCGCGCTCGAAAATTGGTGGATGACCGATCTGGATGCTTTCCGTACCGGGCGACGATCAACGTATACCATCCAGGCCCTTGAAAATGCCGAAGTATTGGTGTTGAGCGCTAAAAACTACGCTCTACTGCCGGAAGAAATTCCTTTGATGGAAAAATATTTCCGACTGATGTATGAGCGCGCTTTTGCAGCCTCCCTTAGTAGAGTGCGAATGATTTCGAGAATGCCCAAAAATGAAATTTTCGAACTTTTTGAATCCCGGTACCCCGAGTTTATTCAACGTATCCCGCAAAAAGTATTAGCCTCCTTTTTAGGTTTCACACCCGAATACCTGAGCGAATTGCGTAAAAAACGCATTGAACATAAACCCCTATGA
- a CDS encoding circularly permuted type 2 ATP-grasp protein has product MIETYLQQAGNTAKPFFDELAAPGGEVREHWKKIAHAYDELGLEKMEQRSREISQELRDNGVTYNVYSDPDGINRPWKLDPVPMVFSQQEWETIERGLTQRAELLNLILTDIYGDRRLIKEGFIPFDLVFTHKGFLRQADKIKIPGKFQLIQYSADLVRGPLGKMWVLHDRTDAPSGAGYTLENRAAMTRVFPDLIRENQVRKISSYYQTLKNTLTKLALQNKENPRVVLLSPGTANETYFEHAYLASSLGITLVFGQDLTVSDGYVWLKTLRGLEKVDVIVRRVDDIFCDPLEFFGKSQLGVVGLMEAVRQKKVTVINPLGCRVLENPGLMAFLPRLSRHLLNEELILPSVATWWCGHEKERKYVFDNLPFLIIRSTYRSNENRPYIGSELSKKQIEELKKEINTRPYLYVAQEVVNLSTTPSLIDNNLEASNAIFRSYVVADTEKQAYHVMQGGLSRSFPAKDGFIISNQSGGISKDTWVLGPLPQNPPQQPVSRQPLRQVKNILPSRTGESLFWLGRYLDRAVSNVRMMRIVLKIYNERDDEIHPETDQTLVILLKSLSALTGTLPGFADEDQVKLTQPEKELLSLAVETGRPGTLAQSLQSFLTNGYAVRDRLSLDTWRILDSISEELDLMKENGDNLHKIYHNLDQFIIKLMAFIGLNNDNMTRASSWRLLNTGRFLEQAMNTCTILQAALAIDVKPDVEKQLMELVLMSHESLVTYRYLYRSTLQMQGVLNLLLINEDNPKSVAFLVSKIDEHLKQLPDDNSEGSLSPARKKLLEALTMIRLCDVNKLVTPDADDELSKKKLHDFLHHLITTLGQASGAIYESYFSPTQSQYSFVKSNNPLPEL; this is encoded by the coding sequence ATGATTGAAACGTACCTGCAGCAGGCCGGTAATACTGCCAAACCTTTTTTTGATGAGCTTGCCGCTCCGGGCGGCGAGGTGCGTGAACATTGGAAAAAAATAGCGCATGCCTACGACGAGCTGGGCCTCGAAAAAATGGAGCAGCGCAGCAGGGAAATTAGCCAGGAACTGCGGGATAACGGTGTTACCTATAACGTGTACAGCGACCCGGACGGCATTAACCGCCCCTGGAAGCTTGACCCGGTACCCATGGTTTTCAGCCAGCAGGAATGGGAAACCATTGAGCGGGGGTTAACTCAACGTGCCGAGTTGCTGAATTTGATTTTAACCGATATTTATGGCGACCGCAGGCTGATTAAAGAAGGTTTTATCCCTTTTGACCTGGTATTTACCCACAAAGGTTTTCTGCGCCAGGCCGATAAGATCAAGATCCCCGGTAAATTTCAGCTCATTCAATATTCCGCCGATCTGGTTCGGGGGCCGTTAGGCAAAATGTGGGTGCTGCATGACCGTACCGACGCCCCATCCGGAGCGGGTTATACATTAGAGAACCGTGCCGCCATGACAAGGGTGTTTCCGGATCTGATCCGTGAAAACCAGGTACGCAAGATCTCATCCTATTATCAAACATTAAAAAACACCCTAACCAAACTCGCACTCCAAAATAAAGAGAACCCACGGGTGGTGCTTTTATCGCCGGGTACGGCAAACGAAACCTATTTTGAGCATGCTTACCTGGCCTCCTCATTGGGTATCACGCTTGTTTTTGGCCAGGATCTTACCGTGAGCGATGGCTACGTATGGCTTAAAACCCTGCGAGGCCTTGAAAAAGTTGATGTTATTGTAAGGCGTGTAGATGATATTTTTTGCGATCCGCTGGAGTTTTTCGGCAAATCGCAGTTGGGTGTTGTAGGCCTGATGGAGGCCGTGAGGCAAAAAAAGGTTACGGTGATTAACCCGCTGGGCTGCCGTGTGTTAGAAAACCCCGGTCTGATGGCCTTTTTGCCGCGGTTAAGCCGCCACCTGTTAAATGAAGAACTGATATTGCCATCAGTAGCTACGTGGTGGTGCGGGCACGAAAAAGAAAGGAAATACGTGTTTGATAACCTGCCTTTTTTAATCATCCGCTCTACCTATCGCAGCAACGAAAACCGGCCATACATAGGCAGCGAGCTGAGCAAAAAGCAGATAGAAGAACTTAAAAAAGAGATCAATACCCGCCCTTATTTATATGTGGCGCAGGAAGTGGTAAACCTGAGCACCACCCCATCGCTTATTGATAATAACCTGGAGGCGAGCAACGCCATTTTCAGGAGCTATGTGGTGGCCGATACCGAAAAACAGGCCTACCATGTAATGCAGGGCGGCTTATCGCGCAGCTTTCCGGCTAAGGATGGATTTATTATTTCCAACCAGTCGGGCGGCATCAGTAAGGATACCTGGGTGTTGGGGCCTTTGCCGCAAAACCCGCCTCAGCAGCCGGTAAGCCGGCAACCGCTAAGGCAGGTTAAAAACATTTTACCAAGCCGCACCGGCGAAAGCCTTTTCTGGCTGGGCCGATACCTGGACAGGGCGGTGAGTAATGTGCGGATGATGCGCATCGTACTAAAAATTTACAACGAGCGCGATGACGAGATCCACCCGGAAACCGACCAGACACTGGTGATCCTGTTAAAAAGCCTGAGCGCATTAACCGGCACCCTCCCCGGTTTTGCCGACGAAGACCAGGTTAAACTAACCCAGCCCGAAAAGGAACTGCTTTCGCTTGCTGTTGAAACCGGCAGGCCAGGCACACTGGCCCAATCGCTGCAATCGTTTTTAACCAATGGCTACGCCGTGCGCGACAGGCTAAGCCTCGATACCTGGCGGATCCTGGACAGTATATCAGAAGAGTTGGACTTGATGAAGGAGAATGGCGATAACCTGCACAAAATCTATCACAATCTCGATCAGTTTATCATAAAGCTGATGGCCTTCATCGGCCTTAATAATGATAACATGACCCGGGCTTCGAGCTGGCGTTTACTCAATACGGGCCGCTTTTTAGAGCAGGCCATGAACACCTGCACCATTTTACAGGCCGCTTTAGCCATCGATGTAAAACCAGATGTGGAAAAGCAATTAATGGAGCTGGTGCTGATGAGCCACGAAAGTTTGGTTACCTACCGCTACCTTTACCGATCGACACTGCAGATGCAGGGTGTGCTTAATTTACTGCTGATAAATGAGGATAACCCCAAATCGGTAGCATTTTTGGTATCAAAAATTGATGAACACCTGAAGCAACTGCCCGATGATAACAGCGAAGGCAGTTTAAGCCCGGCAAGGAAAAAACTATTGGAGGCTTTAACCATGATCAGGCTTTGCGATGTGAATAAGCTGGTAACCCCCGATGCTGATGATGAGCTGAGCAAAAAGAAACTGCACGATTTTCTGCACCATTTAATTACTACGCTGGGGCAGGCATCGGGCGCTATTTACGAAAGCTATTTCAGCCCCACCCAAAGCCAGTACAGTTTTGTAAAAAGTAACAACCCGCTACCCGAATTATAA
- a CDS encoding ankyrin repeat domain-containing protein — protein MIKPSEMSLGVPMQVANKVISTTDKVWETLIASYQGDLEKLKNLITGCPELIYAQYNYTPPIHFAVREGHTAMVKYLLNEGAHAPGYRIYPFLDNLNVIAEDRGYTEIAVMLNDYAAHPEQQKYFGDNGRIFYNRSPEQMEFEQAVDREDLAATEAVLKNHPEFALDETFFWGEGILTFAAKHNNRPMADLLISHGAKVPDILKWTPAYYFERLDGASYMMEKGMNPNTQSWQQVSILHNMAQKGDMAKVQLLLKHGADLNSIDDDYQSTPLGMAARWGRAEMVDYLLQQGADPELAGADWARPLVWAQRKGYTGIANRLKNA, from the coding sequence ATGATTAAACCGTCTGAAATGAGTCTCGGCGTACCGATGCAAGTAGCCAATAAGGTTATTTCAACTACAGATAAAGTATGGGAAACATTAATAGCCAGCTACCAGGGCGACCTCGAAAAGTTAAAAAACCTCATAACCGGATGCCCCGAACTTATTTACGCCCAATATAATTACACGCCACCCATACATTTTGCGGTACGCGAGGGGCACACTGCCATGGTAAAATACCTGCTTAATGAAGGTGCACATGCGCCCGGCTACCGGATTTATCCCTTTTTAGATAACCTTAATGTTATAGCCGAAGATAGGGGATATACCGAAATAGCTGTAATGCTAAATGATTATGCAGCCCATCCGGAGCAACAAAAATACTTTGGCGATAATGGCAGAATTTTTTATAACCGCAGCCCGGAGCAAATGGAATTTGAGCAGGCGGTTGATCGGGAAGACCTCGCAGCAACCGAAGCTGTATTGAAAAATCATCCCGAATTTGCCCTCGATGAAACTTTTTTTTGGGGGGAGGGAATATTAACTTTTGCCGCCAAACACAACAACCGCCCAATGGCCGATTTGTTGATTAGCCACGGCGCCAAAGTACCCGATATTTTAAAATGGACGCCTGCGTATTATTTTGAACGCCTGGATGGGGCTTCCTACATGATGGAAAAAGGCATGAACCCCAATACCCAAAGCTGGCAGCAGGTAAGCATTTTACACAACATGGCCCAAAAAGGAGATATGGCCAAAGTGCAATTATTATTGAAACACGGGGCAGATCTGAACAGTATCGACGATGATTATCAAAGTACGCCTTTAGGCATGGCAGCCCGCTGGGGCCGCGCAGAAATGGTTGATTACCTTTTGCAACAAGGAGCCGACCCCGAACTGGCCGGAGCCGATTGGGCCAGGCCATTGGTTTGGGCCCAACGAAAAGGCTATACCGGGATTGCAAACCGTTTAAAAAATGCCTGA